A genomic region of Trifolium pratense cultivar HEN17-A07 linkage group LG3, ARS_RC_1.1, whole genome shotgun sequence contains the following coding sequences:
- the LOC123915165 gene encoding putative pectinesterase 10, which yields MKLLPPPIMFHLVVLFISYFYFGRAIDCGGKQIVNTITVDQQKKGAFQTIQAAINSIKKPNDRWVMININPGTYKEQVLIDARMPCIILKGSGSNNTIITYDKSFHDGGQSMSATFHSSPHNVILSGIKFQVRKRSNTFGYNGPAVATSIYGDKTAIFDCSFIGYQDTLLSSKGRQYFKNCYIQGEDDFICGAGQSYFENCVMNATQGDSMPSGFVTAQRRDNPNDPSGYVFRGGSVVGNGEVNLGRPWAPYARVIFWETYFSSVVTPQGWVAWDSKKGQENETTFAEVNCTGPGADTKKRVEWEKKPKDLNLNEYTLSSFINNDGWLDNLPSI from the exons ATGAAGTTGCTTCCACCACCAATAATGTTCCATTTAGTAGTATTgtttattagttatttttattttggtagagCCATTGATTGTGGTGGGAAGCAAATTGTTAATACCATCACTGTTgaccaacaaaaaaaaggagCATTCCAAACAATTCAAGCTGCCATTAATTCTATAAAGAAGCCAAATGATCGATGGGTTATGATTAATATAAATCCTGGCACATACAA GGAACAAGTTCTTATAGATGCTAGAATGCCGTGCATTATTTTAAAAGGATCGGGTAGCAATAACACAATCATTACTTACGACAAATCATTTCACGATGGTGGCCAATCCATGAGTGCGACATTTCATTCATCTCCACATAATGTAATTTTGAGTGGCATTAAATTCCAGGTACGTAAAAGAAGT AACACGTTTGGATATAATGGACCGGCAGTAGCAACGTCTATATATGGTGATAAGACTGCAATTTTTGATTGTAGTTTCATTGGTTATCAAGATACTTTGCTTTCATCAAAGGGGCGCCAATACTTCAAAAATTGTTATATTCAAGGTGAAGATGACTTCATTTGTGGTGCTGGTCAATCTTATTTTGAG AATTGTGTGATGAATGCTACTCAAGGAGACTCTATGCCTTCAGGTTTTGTGACAGCACAACGTAGGGATAACCCAAATGATCCAAGTGGATATGTTTTTAGAGGAGGGTCAGTTGTTGGAAATGGTGAGGTGAATCTTGGAAGACCTTGGGCCCCTTACGCAAGAGTTATATTTTGGGAAACATATTTTTCTTCGGTGGTTACCCCTCAAGGATGGGTTGCTTGGGATTCAAAGAAAGGCCAAga GAACGAGACCACATTTGCAGAAGTCAATTGTACAGGACCTGGGGCTGATACTAAGAAACGTGTCGAGTGGGAGAAGAAACCAAAAGACTTAAACTTAAATGAATATACTTTGTCATCTTTCATAAATAATGATGGATGGCTTGACAATTTACCATCTatataa
- the LOC123915166 gene encoding uncharacterized protein LOC123915166 gives MEAYQFTWFKSLGTDRAVEVKLDRALSTEAWCQIFPNARLECLTATSSDHYPLWLSCDPSNSFSISNKHFKFENAWLVEPEFERFVRQCWQLSSTQGIVNKLELCASDMISWSKKHFQNLRKDIDKYHKKLEQVRDHVDNSNLNYYNALKRRLSSLLRQDDVFWKQRAKTFWYKNGDLNTKFFHAAATARKKVNRITRLYDANGIECRSQEETE, from the exons ATGGAAGCTTACCAATTTACGTGGTTCAAGAGTTTGGGTACAGATAGAGCGGTCGAGGTGAAGTTGGATCGAGCCCTCTCAACAGAAGCTTGGTGTCAAATTTTTCCTAATGCAAGACTAGAGTGTCTGACTGCAACATCGTCTGATCACTACCCCCTTTGGTTATCATGTGATCCTTCAAATTCTTTCTCCATTTCGAATAAACATTTCAAATTCGAAAATGCTTGGTTAGTTGAGCCTGAGTTTGAGAGATTTGTGCGGCAGTGCTGGCAACTGTCTTCAACACAAGGTATTGTCAATAAACTTGAACTGTGTGCATCTGATATGATTAGCTGGAGTAAAAAACATTTCCAAAACCTGCGAAAGGACATtgataaatatcataaaaaGCTGGAGCAGGTTCGGGACCATGTTGATAATTCAAATCTTAATTATTATAATGCCTTGAAGAGGAGATTATCTTCCCTCCTTAGACAAGATGATGTTTTTTGGAAGCAACGTGCCAAAACATTTTGGTATAAGAACGGTGATTTAAATACGAAGTTTTTTCATGCTGCTGCTACTGCAAGGAAGAAAGTGAACAGGATTACTCGTTTATATGATGCTAATGGGATAGAGTGTCGTTCCCAAGAGG AAACAGAATAG
- the LOC123912931 gene encoding leucine--tRNA ligase, cytoplasmic produces the protein MLCSNNNTVAGECSEPDPKQQKPFILSFLYATAAILFMFISRTSSSLTQRFNKYLASALNQFRGTTDMATEGAKSFVRRDRLREIESKVQKWWEEKQVFKSEPGDKPPESGEKFFGNFPFPYMNGYLHLGHAFSLSKLEFAAAFHRLRGANVLLPFAFHCTGMPIKASADKLAREIQQFGNPPVFPNEVEEQENVAAAVVESGGGGDGNTGEENAVAGKFKGKKSKVAAKSGGQIYQWEIMRSVGITDAEISDFQDPYKWLSYFPPLAIEDLKAFGLGCDWRRSFITTDKNPYFDSFVRWQMRKLKSSGKVVKDVRYTVFSPLDGQPCADHDRASGEGVQPQEYTLIKMEVVSPFPEKFKVLEGKKVYLAAATLRPETMYGQTNAWVKPDGNYGAFEINETEVFVVAHRAALNLAYQNHSRVPQKPNCLLELTGQDLIGLPLKSPLSLNEIIYALPMLSILMDKGTGVVTSVPSDAPDDYMALHDLKSKPAFREKFGVRDEWVLPFEVLPIINIEGFGNKCAETVCLQMKIKSQNEKEKLAEAKKLTYLRGFTDGTMIVGEFSGKKVQEVKPLIKRKLLEAGQAIIYSEPEKRVMSRSGDECVVALTDQWYITYGESEWKRLTDECLSNMSLYSDETRHGFEHTLGWLNQWACSRSFGLGTRIPWDEQFLVESLSDSTIYMAYYTIAHYLQNGDMYGTSQSSIKPQQLTDDVWDYIFCGGPLPKSTDIESSLLEKMKLEFEYWYPFDLRVSGKDLIQNHLTFCIYNHTAIFPERHWPRGFRCNGHIMLNSEKMSKSTGNFRTVRQAIEEFSADATRFSLADAGDGVDDANFVFETANAAILRLTKELAWYEENLAAEATLRTGPPSIYADRVFANEINIAVKTTEQNYSNYMFREALKSGFYDLQAARDEYRLSCGVGGLNRDLVWRFMDVQTRLLAPICPHYAEFIWRELLKKDGFVVKAGWPTADAPDLTLKSANKYLQDSIVLIRKLLQKQLSGSKKGNKKGAPVASPKEIKLTCLIYVNEQFDGWKAECLNILRNNFNKDTQTFAPDSDIMEALQQSSVGQSSEFKRTQKLCMPFLRFKKDEAIALGPQALDLRLPFGEIEVLQENLDLIKRQIGSKDVEDLEILSAADADSVARAGSNASVLRDNPPSPGSPTAIFLAK, from the exons ATGCTTTGCAGTAACAATAACACAGTAGCAGGTGAGTGCAGTGAACCCGACCCAAAACAACAAAAACCCTTCATCCTTTCCTTTCTCTATGCCACTGCCGCTATCTTGTTTATGTTCATTTCTCGAACCTCATCGTCGCTCACACAAAG GTTTAACAAATATCTAGCTTCAGCGCTGAATCAATTTCGCGGAACAACCGATATGGCGACGGAAGGTGCCAAGAGTTTCGTCCGTCGCGATCGTCTTCGCGAAATCGAATCGAAAGTTCAAAAATGGTGGGAGGAAAAACAAGTTTTCAAATCTGAACCTGGTGATAAACCACCAGAATCAGGTGAAAAATTCTTTGGAAATTTCCCTTTTCCTTATATGAATGGTTATTTACATCTAGGTCATGCTTTTTCTCTTTCCAAACTTGAATTTGCTGCGGCATTTCATCGTCTTCGTGGCGCGAATGTGCTTTTGCCTTTTGCTTTTCATTGTACTGGTATGCCGATTAAAGCTTCGGCTGATAAACTTGCTAGAGAGATTCAGCAGTTTGGTAATCCTCCGGTTTTTCCGAATGAAGTTGAGGAACAAGAGAatgttgctgctgctgttgttgagagtggtggtggtggtgatggtaATACTGGTGAGGAAAATGCTGTTGCTGGGAAGTTTAAAGGGAAGAAATCGAAAGTTGCTGCCAAATCGGGTGGACAGATTTATCAATGGGAGATTATGAGGAGTGTTGGGATAACTGATGCTGAGATTTCGGATTTTCAAGATCCTTATAAGTGGTTGTCTTATTTTCCACCGTTGGCTATTGAGGATCTTAAGGCTTTTGGTTTAGGTTGTGATTGGAGGAGGTCGTTTATTACGACCGATAAGAATCCTTATTTTGATTCTTTTGTTAGGTGGCAGATGAGGAAGTTGAAGTCGTCGGGGAAGGTTGTTAAGGATGTTAGGTATACAGTTTTTTCGCCTTTGGATGGACAACCTTGTGCTGATCATGATAGGGCTAGTGGTGAAGGTGTTCAGCCTCAAGAGTATACACTTATTAAGATGGAGGTGGTATCGCCTTTTCCCGAAAAGTTTAAGGTTTTGGAGGGAAAGAAGGTTTATCTTGCTGCTGCAACATTGAGACCTGAGACTATGTATGGTCAAACAAATGCTTGGGTGAAGCCTGATGGGAACTATGGTGCCTTTGAAATCAACGAAACGGAGGTTTTTGTTGTAGCGCATAGGGCTGCTCTTAACCTTGCTTACCAGAATCACTCTAGGGTGCCTCAGAAACCAAATTGTTTGCTCGAGCTTACGGGTCAAGATTTAATTGGGCTTCCACTGAAATCTCCTCTTTCGTTAAATGAGATTATATATGCACTTCCTATGTTGTCTATTTTGATGGATAAAGGTACCGGAGTGGTGACCAGTGTGCCTAGTGATGCTCCTGATGACTACATGGCCTTGCATGATTTGAAGTCGAAACCAGCCTTTAGGGAAAAGTTTGGTGTTAGGGATGAATGGGTGTTGCCGTTTGAGGTTCTGCCTATCATTAATATTGAAGGGTTTGGAAATAAGTGTGCCGAGACAGTTTGCTTGCAGATGAAAATCAAAAGTCAGAATGAGAAAGAAAAGCTTGCAGAAGCCAAGAAACTAACATATTTAAGAGGATTCACTGATGGAACTATGATTGTTGGAGAATTTTCCGGGAAGAAAGTTCAGGAAGTTAAGCCCTTGATTAAGAGAAAGCTTTTGGAAGCAG GTCAAGCTATTATATACAGTGAGCCAGAGAAGCGGGTGATGTCAAGATCCGGCGATGAATGTGTTGTAGCTCTGACGGATCAGTGGTATATTACATATGGGGAATCGGAGTGGAAGAGGTTAACTGATGAATGCCTATCTAACATGAGCCTGTATTCTGATGAGACGCGACATGGATTTGAGCATACTTTAGGCTGGTTGAACCAGTGGGCTTGCTCACGATCATTTGGTCTTGGCACACGCATACCGTGGGATGAACAGTTTCTAGTCGAGTCTTTATCGGATTCCACCATTTACATGGCTTATTACACCATTGCACACTATTTGCAGAACGGTGATATGTATGGAACCAGTCAATCATCTATCAAACCTCAACAACTGACTGATGATGTCTGGGATTATATTTTCTGTGGTGGGCCTCTACCTAAGTCCACGGACATCGAATCATCCCTTTTAGAAAAAATGAAGCTTGAGTTTGAGTACTGGTATCCATTTGATCTTAGGGTTTCTGGTAAAGATCTCATCCAAAATCATCTCACTTTTTGCATTTACAATCATACTGCAATTTTCCCCGAGCGTCACTGGCCTCGTGGGTTTAGATGCAATGGCCACATAATGCTCAATTCTGAAAAAATGTCCAAGTCCACCGGAAATTTCAGAACTGTTCGTCAGGCAATAGAGGAATTTTCTGCTGACGCTACACGGTTCTCTTTGGCTGATGCTGGTGATGGTGTTGACGATGCCAATTTTGTCTTTGAGACAGCAAATGCAGCAATTCTCAGGCTCACCAAAGAGCTTGCTTGGTATGAAGAGAATCTGGCTGCAGAAGCTACTTTGAGAACTGGTCCACCCTCTATTTATGCTGATCGTGTGTTTGCAAATGAAATTAACATTGCTGTCAAAACAACTGAGCAAAATTACTCCAACTATATGTTTCGAGAAGCCCTCAAGTCTGGCTTTTATGATCTTCAAGCTGCCAGGGATGAGTATAGATTGTCATGTGGGGTTGGTGGTCTCAATCGTGATTTGGTCTGGCGTTTTATGGATGTGCAGACACGTCTGCTAGCACCTATTTGTCCGCATTATGCAGAGTTTATTTGGAGAGAGCTTTTGAAGAAGGATGGTTTTGTGGTGAAGGCAGGTTGGCCAACAGCTGATGCTCCTGACCTTACTCTAAAGAGTGCCAACAAATATCTACAGGATTCTATTGTTCTGATAAGGAAGTTGCTTCAGAAGCAACTTTCAGGCTCAAAGAAAGGAAATAAGAAAGGTGCTCCAGTTGCATCGCCAAAAGAAATCAAGTTAACATGCTTGATATATGTCAATGAACAATTTGATGGTTGGAAAGCTGAGTGCCTCAATATTCTCCGGAATAATTTTAACAAAGATACTCAAACTTTTGCTCCGGATTCCGACATAATGGAGGCTTTACAGCAGAGTTCTGTGGGTCAATCTTCTGAATTTAAAAGAACTCAAAAGTTATGCATGCCTTTCTTGAGGTTTAAGAAGGATGAAGCAATTGCACTAGGGCCTCAAGCCCTGGATTTGAGATTACCATTTGGTGAAATCGAGGTTCTTCAGGAAAACTTGGACTTGATCAAGAGACAGATAGGTTCAAAAGATGTGGAAGATTTGGAAATTTTATCTGCAGCAGATGCTGATTCTGTTGCTAGAGCTGGATCAAATGCATCTGTACTAAGAGACAATCCTCCATCCCCTGGAAGTCCTACTGCCATCTTCTTAGCTAAGTAG